Proteins found in one Cytobacillus luteolus genomic segment:
- a CDS encoding HD domain-containing protein: protein MTNANGKLTEEKVFKDPVHRYIHVRDRLIWDLIATREFQRLRRIRQLGTTYLVFHGAEHSRFNHSLGVYEIVRRIIDDSFKDREHWDNEERLLCLCAALLHDLGHGPFSHSFEKVFHLDHEDFTQAIILGDTEVNSVLKRMGATFPKKVAEVIAKTYKNKLVVSLISSQIDADRMDYLQRDAYYTGVSYGHFDMERILRVMRPQEDQVVIKSSGMHAVEDYIMSRYQMYWQVYFHPVTRSSEVILSKILHRAKKLHQEYYSFKIHPIHFYSLFEEEVNVEEYVKLDESIVLYYFQVWQEEDDPILSDLCRRFINRNLFQYVEFSPNNEQMMKLMELTQLFKKAGIDPEYYLVVDSSSDLPYDFYRPGEEEERLPIHLQMPSGELRELSRQSDIVDAISGKRRTDHKLYFPQDFIEDLSTKRNIKKKIQELLEL, encoded by the coding sequence ATGACAAATGCCAATGGGAAATTGACCGAAGAAAAGGTCTTTAAAGACCCAGTACATCGCTATATTCATGTAAGAGATCGCTTGATTTGGGACTTAATCGCAACACGTGAGTTCCAACGCCTACGCAGAATTCGCCAGCTTGGAACAACTTATCTAGTATTCCATGGGGCAGAACATAGTAGATTCAACCATTCTCTCGGTGTGTATGAAATTGTCAGACGAATTATTGATGATAGTTTTAAGGATAGAGAACATTGGGATAATGAAGAACGCCTCTTATGTTTATGTGCAGCGCTTTTACATGATTTAGGGCATGGTCCCTTCTCACATTCATTTGAAAAAGTATTTCACCTGGACCACGAGGACTTTACTCAAGCCATTATTTTAGGTGATACGGAGGTTAATAGTGTCCTTAAGAGAATGGGTGCAACCTTCCCGAAAAAAGTGGCAGAGGTTATTGCTAAAACGTATAAAAATAAGCTAGTTGTTAGTTTGATATCCAGTCAAATTGATGCAGACCGCATGGATTATTTACAGCGTGATGCTTATTATACCGGGGTTAGCTATGGTCATTTTGACATGGAAAGAATATTACGTGTCATGCGTCCTCAAGAAGATCAGGTTGTCATAAAGAGCAGCGGAATGCATGCGGTGGAAGACTATATTATGAGTCGCTACCAAATGTATTGGCAAGTTTATTTCCATCCTGTAACTAGGAGCTCAGAGGTTATTTTATCGAAAATTCTCCATCGAGCAAAAAAACTACATCAAGAATATTACTCTTTTAAAATACATCCAATTCATTTCTACTCTTTATTTGAAGAAGAAGTGAATGTAGAAGAATATGTGAAGCTAGATGAATCCATCGTCTTGTATTATTTCCAAGTGTGGCAAGAAGAGGATGACCCAATCCTAAGTGACTTATGTCGCCGTTTTATCAACCGTAACTTATTTCAGTACGTAGAATTCAGTCCGAATAATGAGCAAATGATGAAACTTATGGAACTTACCCAGCTTTTCAAAAAAGCAGGTATTGATCCAGAGTATTATTTAGTTGTGGACTCCTCCTCAGATCTTCCTTATGATTTTTATCGTCCAGGTGAGGAAGAAGAACGACTACCAATCCATTTGCAAATGCCAAGTGGTGAATTGCGTGAGTTGTCACGTCAATCAGATATCGTTGATGCCATTTCAGGAAAACGTCGTACAGATCATAAATTATATTTTCCTCAAGATTTTATTGAGGATTTATCGACAAAAAGAAATATAAAAAAGAAAATTCAAGAGCTACTTGAGCTATAG
- a CDS encoding YwgA family protein, with protein sequence MLTEHAKIMKAFSEAGEIIGRKKLQKMIYIAKKVNFPFYEKYDFHFYGPYSEELTLRVEELCNLGFLNEVKEKKGGYFQYRYTLTETGEQFLSHYQLEDLPPLKECIMDLNGQNARFLELVSTVLYFEGLAKEEVQDKIFTLKSKQRYTEEEIEEAYTYIEKLRGQVVVS encoded by the coding sequence TTGTTAACTGAACACGCAAAAATTATGAAGGCTTTTTCAGAGGCTGGGGAAATCATTGGTCGAAAAAAGCTTCAAAAAATGATCTATATTGCAAAAAAAGTTAATTTTCCTTTTTATGAAAAATATGACTTTCACTTTTATGGACCGTACTCTGAAGAGCTCACACTACGTGTTGAAGAATTATGTAATCTTGGTTTCTTAAATGAGGTAAAAGAGAAGAAAGGTGGATACTTTCAATATCGCTACACCTTAACAGAGACTGGTGAGCAATTTTTAAGTCATTATCAACTAGAAGACCTACCACCTTTAAAGGAATGCATTATGGATTTAAATGGACAGAATGCTAGATTCCTTGAATTAGTATCAACCGTCCTTTATTTTGAAGGATTAGCAAAAGAAGAAGTACAGGATAAAATTTTCACCCTAAAAAGTAAACAACGCTACACAGAAGAAGAAATTGAAGAGGCATATACGTACATTGAAAAACTACGTGGACAAGTTGTTGTTTCATAA